A single Planctomycetota bacterium DNA region contains:
- a CDS encoding DUF1080 domain-containing protein, whose protein sequence is MSKRMIQLLAIALLAGLAPAGEPVKLFNGHDTSGWKTKPHRKNASHWVVGSASIDTKDPRELAVDPKGNELINAPGYGQDLYTEQSFGDCTVELDVMVPRGSNSGIYLMGEYEVQVLDSFDQQDHPGVGDMGAIYGIRPPTHPKYKQPGEWNHFVIEFKAPRFDAAGNKTSNALFLRVTLNGQTIHENVEAPGPTTSALTGKESPAGPLMLQGDHGAVSFRNIIITPR, encoded by the coding sequence ATGTCCAAGCGGATGATTCAGTTGCTGGCGATCGCACTGCTGGCCGGCCTCGCGCCGGCGGGCGAGCCGGTCAAGCTGTTCAACGGACATGACACAAGCGGGTGGAAGACCAAGCCGCACCGCAAGAACGCGTCGCACTGGGTCGTCGGCTCCGCGAGCATCGACACGAAGGACCCGCGCGAGCTGGCGGTGGACCCCAAGGGGAATGAACTCATCAACGCCCCCGGCTACGGGCAGGACCTTTACACCGAACAGTCCTTCGGCGACTGCACGGTCGAGCTCGACGTCATGGTCCCCCGCGGGTCCAACTCGGGCATCTACCTGATGGGCGAATACGAAGTGCAGGTCCTCGACAGCTTCGATCAGCAGGACCACCCGGGCGTCGGCGACATGGGCGCGATCTACGGCATCCGTCCGCCGACGCATCCCAAGTACAAACAGCCCGGCGAATGGAACCACTTCGTCATCGAATTCAAAGCCCCCCGCTTCGACGCCGCCGGCAACAAGACGAGCAACGCCCTCTTCCTCCGCGTCACGCTCAACGGTCAGACCATCCACGAAAACGTCGAAGCCCCCGGTCCGACCACCAGCGCCCTGACCGGCAAGGAATCGCCCGCCGGCCCGCTCATGCTCCAGGGCGACCACGGCGCCGTCTCCTTCCGCAACATCATCATCACCCCCCGCTGA
- a CDS encoding efflux RND transporter periplasmic adaptor subunit, whose translation MKDYTRRWTANSPLGALRMPMSNIVPASASQTRTGLAILLVVSVGWVGALYAQSATDKRETTLRPDDERLRGLVMPAKQVSLNAPMDGILSEITVEEGDHVKAGQPVARMDDAIQKVVVLGARLRSEDDSEIRRQTLLLAENNIQLDRMKDLAKSGSAQEWEVRRSQLQVDATQAALDAATMQKRLAEENVKLEQTRLSRYALTAPFDALVIRKHVEAGASVTNRDTVLTMVDLSSLEAQMFLPVEIFGKLERGRAYKLLAEAPVGKTLTGKLKTVEPVIDSASQTFRCVFTIDNADEQLPAGFTVRLIWPQ comes from the coding sequence ATGAAAGACTATACTCGCAGATGGACCGCAAACTCCCCATTAGGAGCGCTTCGGATGCCCATGTCAAACATTGTACCGGCCTCCGCTTCCCAGACACGGACCGGCCTGGCGATTCTCTTAGTGGTATCGGTCGGCTGGGTCGGCGCCTTGTACGCCCAGAGTGCGACCGATAAGCGCGAAACGACCCTCCGGCCCGACGATGAGCGGCTCCGGGGGCTGGTCATGCCCGCCAAGCAGGTGTCCCTCAACGCCCCCATGGACGGCATCCTTTCGGAAATCACCGTCGAGGAAGGCGACCACGTCAAGGCCGGCCAGCCCGTCGCCCGCATGGACGACGCCATCCAGAAAGTCGTCGTCCTCGGCGCCCGCCTCCGCTCCGAGGACGATTCGGAAATCCGCCGCCAGACCCTTTTGCTCGCCGAGAACAACATCCAGCTTGACCGGATGAAGGACCTTGCCAAAAGCGGGTCGGCCCAGGAATGGGAAGTCCGCCGCTCGCAGCTTCAGGTCGATGCGACGCAGGCGGCCCTCGACGCGGCGACGATGCAGAAGCGGCTCGCCGAGGAGAACGTCAAGCTCGAACAGACCCGGCTCTCGCGCTACGCCTTGACCGCGCCGTTCGATGCGCTGGTCATCCGCAAGCACGTCGAAGCGGGGGCGTCGGTGACCAATCGCGACACCGTGCTGACGATGGTGGATTTGTCCTCGCTGGAGGCGCAGATGTTTTTGCCGGTGGAGATCTTCGGCAAGCTCGAGCGCGGCCGGGCGTACAAGCTGCTGGCCGAAGCGCCGGTGGGCAAGACGCTCACCGGCAAGCTCAAGACCGTCGAACCCGTCATCGACTCGGCGAGCCAGACGTTCCGCTGCGTGTTCACCATCGACAACGCCGACGAACAGCTCCCGGCGGGTTTCACGGTGCGCCTGATCTGGCCCCAATGA
- a CDS encoding alpha/beta fold hydrolase, protein MTTVRSALLLMAIALTWWFCHADTWLVWLIFTAPCIRLAVTRTGRSLGVFLVTLAFGSALAVSAHIGTVHMLGGFIRPLELLWSAWFYTGCFTTLEGLDWALTKLLTRVRPAGLRSGVRLAIIVMLVLPLAVSIIETVHPKTGYTLPDYAADLHPTEFVTPSTNHVRIHGYYFDRGHDTTIIIAHGLGAHAENFMPFATALLPDEPINSMIIDLRAHGYSGGHTASFGYHETDDVLAALNWLRQTHPQAAKRIIFYGFSMGAAAAVRAAERTPECIGVILDSGYARLTEMAWIIAGEIPRPFNYYCFYTAVPTASALCQAPLWTLAPVDTVAKLHVPVHVAHGAADTLIPVSQGRELLKAPNVTGSIVPGGTHTNLSSADPAYFVKLGRFVELLMRPASSDAPSTPPQGPTIQAR, encoded by the coding sequence ATGACCACCGTACGCTCCGCATTGCTGCTCATGGCGATCGCGTTGACGTGGTGGTTTTGTCATGCCGACACGTGGCTCGTCTGGCTGATCTTCACGGCCCCGTGCATTCGGCTGGCGGTGACGCGGACGGGGCGGTCGTTGGGCGTGTTCCTGGTCACGCTCGCCTTCGGGTCGGCGCTGGCGGTCAGTGCGCATATCGGAACGGTGCACATGCTCGGCGGATTCATTCGGCCGCTCGAACTGCTATGGTCCGCGTGGTTCTACACCGGCTGTTTCACCACGCTCGAAGGCCTCGATTGGGCGCTGACGAAGTTGCTGACGCGCGTGCGGCCGGCGGGGCTGCGCAGCGGGGTGCGACTGGCGATCATCGTCATGCTCGTGCTGCCGCTGGCGGTGAGCATCATCGAAACCGTGCATCCCAAAACCGGCTACACGCTGCCGGACTACGCGGCGGACCTGCACCCGACCGAGTTCGTCACGCCGTCGACGAATCATGTCCGCATACACGGCTACTACTTCGACCGCGGGCATGACACGACGATCATCATCGCGCATGGACTGGGCGCGCATGCGGAGAACTTCATGCCCTTCGCCACCGCCCTGCTGCCCGACGAGCCGATCAACAGCATGATCATCGACCTGCGGGCGCACGGCTACAGCGGCGGGCACACCGCCAGTTTCGGATACCACGAAACCGACGATGTGCTGGCGGCGTTGAACTGGCTGCGCCAGACGCATCCGCAGGCGGCGAAACGCATCATTTTCTACGGGTTTTCGATGGGCGCAGCGGCGGCGGTCCGCGCGGCGGAGCGGACGCCGGAGTGCATCGGCGTGATCCTCGATTCGGGATATGCGCGGCTGACGGAGATGGCGTGGATCATCGCCGGGGAGATTCCGCGGCCGTTCAACTACTACTGCTTCTACACCGCGGTGCCGACGGCTTCGGCGTTGTGTCAGGCGCCGTTGTGGACGCTCGCGCCGGTGGACACGGTGGCGAAGCTGCATGTGCCGGTGCATGTGGCGCACGGAGCGGCGGACACACTGATTCCCGTGAGTCAGGGACGCGAACTTCTCAAAGCACCGAACGTCACGGGAAGCATCGTGCCGGGCGGGACGCATACGAATCTTTCGTCCGCCGACCCGGCGTACTTCGTCAAACTCGGGCGTTTCGTCGAATTGCTGATGAGGCCCGCTTCGAGCGACGCCCCGTCAACCCCGCCGCAAGGACCGACCATCCAAGCGCGCTGA
- a CDS encoding biotin/lipoyl-binding protein, which produces MSQAVNQIQRLVQAALHEFETLAASEEQPSKVLGGMLAAMCRATSAEGAVAWMHDKRHDAYMPTARAGQGSALAFAQDGGLLDPVIAAVTEAARQNKPIIAAPDQREFAGTELAPTTQFYVPMDAAGRVMGIVQIIYTAEVDPKSYRQYVAFTQQGARAAGMYLGRRQTQVLAEESASQAAMLAVVQQMVCLDKPHDQVHELANAARPVLESQRVAVVGYWCNKSEVAFSDVIELNRKAVLVRAAEMLADTARHRQVPMTFRKGEQLDDDDQSLAPLLDDLFGLGAAEAVCLTLIRCEDRIVGVMLAEYATADEAARHGSTQQSLCQHAGAILDRSITTYYRPLRRVGTLLAKIRDKPVSSAMIAAGIVAGVALVIYLTVFMQVALYVRADARLEPAHLMVLSAPQEGQVKNVLVKTGQPVHAGDVLVELDATEVNLKLTEVTKAIDAERVKLQTARAKNDVPEVLSSGLKIEQLLIRQKSLTREKDLTQVRSLIDGVVLTERPHQIEGMSVATGDALLHVADLSHFDLVMEVHEEDLALIEERLRDGTPVEASFLSRPWPDLIQHATIKDLSALAPTSGPDERGKQHIFKVIVPMELKGMSPQLVLANPTGRAKLDVGTSNLMYRYGRRVWRFLEMTLFF; this is translated from the coding sequence ATGAGCCAGGCGGTGAATCAAATCCAACGGCTGGTGCAGGCGGCCCTGCACGAGTTTGAGACGCTGGCCGCCAGCGAGGAACAGCCGTCCAAAGTGCTCGGCGGGATGCTGGCGGCGATGTGCCGCGCGACGAGCGCCGAAGGCGCCGTCGCATGGATGCACGACAAGCGGCACGACGCCTACATGCCCACCGCCCGCGCGGGTCAGGGTTCGGCTCTGGCGTTCGCGCAGGACGGCGGGCTGCTCGATCCGGTCATCGCGGCGGTGACGGAGGCGGCCCGGCAGAACAAGCCGATCATCGCCGCCCCCGACCAGCGCGAATTCGCCGGAACGGAGCTGGCGCCGACGACGCAGTTCTATGTGCCGATGGATGCGGCCGGTCGCGTCATGGGCATCGTGCAGATCATCTACACCGCCGAGGTCGATCCCAAAAGCTATCGCCAGTACGTCGCCTTCACTCAGCAGGGCGCTCGCGCCGCGGGCATGTACCTGGGCCGGCGGCAGACGCAGGTCCTCGCCGAGGAATCCGCCTCGCAGGCCGCCATGCTCGCCGTCGTGCAGCAGATGGTCTGCCTCGACAAGCCGCACGATCAGGTGCATGAACTGGCCAACGCCGCGCGGCCGGTGCTTGAATCGCAGCGCGTCGCCGTCGTCGGATACTGGTGCAACAAAAGCGAAGTGGCGTTCAGCGATGTGATCGAGCTCAACCGAAAGGCCGTGCTCGTCCGCGCCGCGGAGATGCTCGCCGACACCGCCCGGCACCGGCAGGTCCCGATGACCTTCCGCAAGGGCGAACAGCTCGATGATGACGATCAGTCACTGGCTCCGCTGCTCGATGACCTCTTCGGGCTTGGGGCGGCGGAGGCGGTGTGTCTGACGCTGATTCGTTGCGAGGATCGCATCGTGGGCGTGATGCTCGCCGAGTACGCGACCGCCGACGAAGCCGCGCGTCACGGGTCCACGCAGCAGTCGCTCTGCCAGCACGCCGGGGCGATCCTCGATCGGTCGATCACCACGTACTACCGCCCGCTCCGCCGCGTCGGCACATTGCTCGCCAAAATCCGCGACAAACCCGTCAGTTCCGCCATGATCGCCGCGGGCATCGTCGCCGGCGTCGCGCTGGTCATCTACCTGACCGTCTTCATGCAGGTCGCGCTTTATGTCCGCGCCGACGCGCGGCTCGAACCGGCGCACCTCATGGTCCTCTCCGCCCCGCAGGAAGGTCAGGTCAAAAACGTCCTTGTCAAAACCGGTCAGCCCGTCCACGCCGGCGATGTGCTCGTCGAACTGGACGCTACGGAGGTGAACCTGAAGCTGACGGAGGTGACGAAGGCCATCGACGCCGAGCGCGTCAAGCTTCAGACCGCCCGCGCGAAAAACGATGTGCCCGAAGTGCTCAGCTCCGGCCTGAAGATCGAGCAGCTCCTGATCCGCCAGAAGTCCCTGACACGCGAAAAGGACCTCACGCAGGTCCGCTCGCTCATCGACGGCGTCGTCCTGACCGAACGCCCGCATCAGATCGAAGGCATGAGCGTGGCGACGGGCGATGCGCTTCTGCACGTGGCGGACCTGAGCCATTTCGATCTGGTGATGGAAGTGCATGAGGAGGACCTGGCGCTGATCGAAGAGCGCCTGCGCGACGGCACGCCGGTCGAGGCGTCGTTCCTGTCGCGCCCCTGGCCCGACCTGATTCAGCACGCGACGATCAAAGACCTCTCCGCGCTCGCGCCGACGAGCGGACCCGACGAGCGGGGCAAACAGCACATCTTCAAAGTCATCGTGCCGATGGAGCTAAAGGGCATGAGCCCGCAGCTTGTCCTGGCGAATCCGACGGGGCGCGCGAAGCTGGATGTGGGCACGTCGAATCTGATGTACCGTTACGGGCGACGCGTGTGGCGCTTCCTTGAAATGACGCTGTTTTTCTAA
- a CDS encoding biotin/lipoyl-binding protein: MANKRVRRSDLEAAHFQRDESPSQMEMIRSQPLPAARADLQISPQLYLGKTVYVVKDPVGLNYFRLQPAEHYVLKHLDGKTSAKELSEQVARRFPDTPAEPDDVLSFYKMLQSTGLLLGEGLTHGAQIRETRNKLRRSRMWATISNFLFIKLPVMDPDRMLDWIYAHVSWLMNKWTCCLAGAFMTISAIAAVLQIEHVGVASMPLLSWQNLLIMSGVFFTVKIIHEFGHGLAAKHRGLEVHELGALFMVFIPMFYIDVSDAWMVPRRRDRLWINAGGVFIEFIFASIAVWVWLATDSGIANIIALDIMISASVTTLVFNANPLLRYDGYYFMMDWLEIPNLKTKATQFVSYLAKRYLLKMENETPPPEAAAKPIFMPIYAALSGAYRVMITFGIIVLVYHILDPYGLEAIGSVLGLIAVALMVILPAVQGVRFLWTHQAKTWRRLGLSLAIAGVVALLFAGIAMIPMEETVEHATVALAAERQPVYAPQPGRVVELFVRADMQLKAGDPIVRLEDEGLAEQVDSLELDRKLAQLEMEIARQTNHVEDITAIAARLDVIDEHLADVKKKIDDLTVRAPIDGRLYTLTRMEGLLGSYLKRGVQIGTVIGQGPRELVVVLPQVDASLVRSGQPARVRMWATAAHTYHGVVQRLGGQFIREMPHEALSSATGGEVDTVQVDRYKTRPADPSVLAKIALDAPPDAPLNDGMIGRSKIVIGQTTLGAMEWRNVKKALSLDWWL, encoded by the coding sequence ATGGCCAACAAGCGCGTCCGGCGCTCCGATCTTGAAGCGGCGCATTTTCAGCGGGACGAGTCGCCCTCGCAGATGGAGATGATCCGATCGCAGCCCCTGCCGGCGGCTCGCGCGGATCTTCAGATCAGCCCGCAGCTTTATCTGGGCAAGACCGTGTATGTCGTCAAGGACCCGGTCGGGCTCAACTATTTCCGCCTTCAACCGGCTGAGCATTACGTGCTCAAGCATCTGGACGGCAAGACCAGCGCGAAGGAATTGAGCGAGCAGGTCGCGCGCCGCTTCCCCGACACGCCCGCCGAGCCGGACGATGTGCTGAGCTTCTACAAGATGCTTCAAAGCACGGGGCTTCTGCTGGGCGAAGGGCTCACGCACGGCGCCCAGATTCGCGAGACGCGCAACAAGCTGCGCCGAAGCCGCATGTGGGCCACGATCAGCAACTTCCTGTTCATCAAGCTGCCGGTGATGGACCCGGACCGGATGCTCGATTGGATTTACGCGCATGTGTCGTGGCTGATGAACAAGTGGACGTGCTGTCTCGCCGGCGCGTTCATGACGATCAGCGCCATCGCCGCGGTGCTTCAGATCGAGCACGTCGGCGTGGCGTCGATGCCGCTCTTGAGTTGGCAGAATCTATTGATCATGAGCGGCGTGTTCTTCACCGTGAAGATCATTCACGAGTTCGGGCACGGGCTCGCCGCCAAGCATCGCGGGCTGGAGGTGCACGAGCTTGGCGCGCTGTTCATGGTGTTCATCCCGATGTTCTACATCGACGTGTCGGACGCATGGATGGTGCCCCGCCGGCGGGATCGGCTCTGGATCAACGCGGGGGGCGTGTTCATCGAGTTCATCTTCGCGTCGATCGCCGTCTGGGTCTGGCTCGCCACCGATTCGGGCATCGCCAACATCATCGCGCTGGACATCATGATCAGCGCCTCGGTCACGACGCTCGTCTTCAACGCCAATCCGCTGCTCCGCTACGACGGGTACTACTTCATGATGGACTGGCTTGAGATTCCCAATCTCAAGACGAAGGCGACGCAGTTCGTGAGCTATCTGGCGAAGCGGTACCTGCTGAAGATGGAGAACGAGACGCCCCCGCCGGAGGCCGCCGCCAAGCCGATCTTCATGCCGATCTACGCGGCGCTTTCCGGCGCGTACCGCGTGATGATCACGTTCGGCATCATCGTGCTGGTGTATCACATTCTCGACCCGTACGGGCTCGAAGCGATCGGCTCCGTACTGGGACTCATCGCGGTCGCGCTGATGGTCATTCTCCCGGCGGTGCAGGGCGTGCGCTTCCTCTGGACGCATCAGGCCAAGACGTGGCGGCGGCTGGGGCTGAGTCTGGCGATCGCGGGCGTCGTCGCGCTCCTGTTCGCCGGGATCGCGATGATCCCGATGGAGGAGACGGTCGAGCACGCCACGGTCGCCCTCGCCGCCGAACGCCAGCCGGTCTACGCCCCGCAGCCCGGGCGCGTCGTCGAGCTGTTCGTCCGGGCGGACATGCAGCTTAAAGCGGGCGACCCGATTGTTCGCCTCGAAGACGAGGGGCTGGCGGAGCAGGTCGATTCGCTGGAGCTGGACCGCAAGCTGGCGCAGCTTGAGATGGAGATCGCGCGGCAGACGAATCATGTCGAGGACATCACCGCCATCGCCGCCCGACTTGACGTCATCGACGAACATCTGGCCGATGTGAAAAAGAAGATCGACGACCTGACCGTCCGCGCCCCGATCGACGGGCGGCTCTACACGCTTACGCGCATGGAGGGCCTGCTCGGCTCGTACCTCAAACGCGGCGTGCAGATCGGCACCGTCATCGGCCAGGGCCCGCGCGAACTCGTCGTCGTCCTCCCGCAGGTCGATGCGTCCCTCGTCCGCTCCGGTCAGCCGGCACGGGTCCGCATGTGGGCCACCGCGGCGCATACCTATCACGGCGTCGTCCAACGACTCGGCGGACAGTTCATCCGCGAGATGCCCCACGAAGCACTCTCCAGCGCCACCGGCGGCGAAGTGGACACCGTGCAGGTCGATCGCTATAAAACCAGACCCGCGGACCCGTCGGTCCTGGCGAAGATCGCCCTCGACGCCCCCCCCGACGCCCCGCTCAACGACGGCATGATCGGACGAAGCAAAATCGTCATCGGACAGACCACCCTCGGCGCCATGGAATGGCGCAACGTCAAAAAGGCCCTGAGTCTGGACTGGTGGCTATAA
- a CDS encoding DUF3467 domain-containing protein, with product MAKDTPETHETVTSPENQQVQIRVDDAGATTHYSSLAHVTSSAEEIIVSFSQGLRPSGQQNVGLMKIDERVIMSPWAAKRLALALSQTVQRYEQTYGAIEVDPRKRMTLGAAGSTSTAR from the coding sequence ATGGCCAAGGACACCCCCGAGACGCACGAGACCGTCACCAGCCCCGAAAACCAACAGGTGCAGATCCGCGTCGACGACGCCGGCGCCACCACGCACTACTCCTCCCTCGCGCACGTCACCAGCAGCGCCGAGGAAATCATCGTCAGCTTCTCGCAGGGCCTCCGCCCCTCCGGCCAGCAGAACGTGGGCCTGATGAAGATCGACGAACGCGTCATCATGAGCCCCTGGGCCGCCAAACGCCTCGCCCTCGCGCTGAGCCAGACCGTCCAGCGCTATGAACAGACCTACGGCGCCATCGAAGTCGACCCCCGCAAGCGCATGACCCTCGGCGCCGCCGGCTCGACCAGCACCGCCCGCTGA
- a CDS encoding extracellular solute-binding protein — MWRSISDRPRTLCSHPDVRAYGRGGLMHTDPFRLFLRQEHATKLRRAPVDSDTLLNMSEWTPRLVILGLLALILGVPLVLHPTSAAVDPEALKLVIITPHNEQIRYEIERAFDKWHQAKTGKRVVIDWRAIGGTSDIERQLLSEYAALLDHDRMDDGAGYDLVFGGGDYFFNSTLKPGVKRDGKPHTVLSPISPEDFDDAMLAEVYPDPTIADVRLYDKDRMWWGVVLSSFGIAYNNDLLKNAGLAEPQTWSDLNDFRYFRLVALADPSHSGSIRVTYDAILQRYGWERGWRTLRRVCANARYFAASSSKVPVDVSQGEAMAGMCIDFYGRYQAQVVGAERMGYVAPADATVVTPDPVAVLRGAPHRELAVDFVRFLLSTQGQRLWCYRRGEPDGPEQFELRRPPVRRDMYTPDEMASMTDKVNPYLIAKPKPEGTPSYFMVLPTVLHAMAMDVHEDLRTAWMAICREKDAARRDSMITLFDRLPFTQEELLGSPARWKSDPDAQTNDRLAWTQFFRDNYHEIIGMAR; from the coding sequence ATGTGGCGATCCATAAGTGATCGGCCCCGAACGTTGTGCTCGCACCCGGATGTGCGGGCGTACGGCCGGGGCGGGCTGATGCACACCGACCCGTTCCGGCTTTTCTTGCGACAGGAGCACGCCACGAAGTTGCGGCGTGCTCCTGTTGATTCTGATACGCTATTGAACATGAGCGAATGGACCCCGCGGCTGGTGATTCTCGGCCTCTTGGCGCTGATCCTCGGCGTCCCGCTGGTGCTTCATCCGACCAGCGCCGCCGTCGACCCCGAGGCGCTCAAGCTCGTCATCATCACGCCGCACAACGAACAGATCCGCTACGAAATCGAACGCGCTTTCGACAAGTGGCACCAGGCCAAGACCGGCAAGCGCGTCGTCATCGACTGGCGCGCCATCGGCGGGACAAGCGACATCGAACGCCAGTTGCTTTCCGAGTATGCCGCGCTCCTCGATCACGATCGCATGGACGACGGCGCCGGCTACGATCTGGTCTTCGGCGGGGGCGACTACTTCTTCAACTCCACACTCAAGCCCGGCGTCAAGCGCGACGGCAAGCCCCATACCGTGCTTTCGCCGATCAGCCCCGAGGACTTCGACGACGCCATGCTCGCGGAGGTGTATCCCGATCCGACGATCGCGGATGTGCGGCTCTATGACAAGGACCGCATGTGGTGGGGCGTGGTGCTCTCGAGCTTCGGCATCGCGTACAACAATGACCTGTTGAAGAACGCGGGGCTTGCGGAGCCGCAGACGTGGTCGGATCTGAACGACTTTCGATACTTCCGGCTGGTGGCGCTGGCGGACCCGTCGCACTCGGGGTCGATCCGCGTGACGTACGACGCGATCCTGCAGCGCTACGGTTGGGAGCGCGGCTGGCGCACGCTGCGTCGCGTCTGCGCCAATGCGCGCTACTTCGCCGCCAGCTCGTCCAAAGTCCCCGTCGATGTGTCCCAGGGCGAAGCGATGGCGGGGATGTGCATCGACTTTTACGGCCGGTACCAGGCGCAGGTCGTCGGCGCGGAGCGCATGGGCTACGTCGCCCCGGCGGATGCGACGGTGGTGACGCCCGATCCGGTGGCGGTGCTGCGCGGGGCGCCGCATCGCGAACTGGCCGTCGATTTCGTGCGCTTCCTGCTCAGTACGCAGGGCCAGCGCCTCTGGTGCTACCGCAGGGGCGAGCCCGACGGACCCGAGCAGTTTGAGCTGCGCCGTCCGCCCGTCCGCCGCGACATGTACACGCCCGACGAGATGGCGTCGATGACCGACAAGGTCAATCCGTATCTGATCGCCAAACCCAAACCCGAGGGCACGCCCAGCTATTTCATGGTGCTGCCGACGGTGCTGCACGCGATGGCGATGGATGTGCATGAGGATCTGCGCACGGCGTGGATGGCGATCTGCAGGGAGAAGGATGCCGCGCGGCGCGATTCGATGATCACGCTTTTCGACCGCCTGCCGTTCACGCAGGAGGAGCTGCTCGGCTCGCCCGCGCGATGGAAGAGCGACCCCGATGCGCAGACCAACGATCGCCTCGCCTGGACGCAGTTCTTCCGCGACAACTATCACGAAATCATCGGCATGGCGCGATGA